From one Haloferax marinisediminis genomic stretch:
- a CDS encoding CapA family protein, with protein MTETVRIGFTGDVMLGRLVNERQEHRSSDAVWGSMRDHLAALDGLFINLECCLSTRGRQWTLTHHPFHFRADPDWAVPALQDVGVTWATLANNHVLDFGEDALEDTFSTLESAEIPYAGAGRTEDLAWEPSHVSVAGLDVGLVAFTDNTPEFAADTDSPGTAYVEIDPDDEACLERVGTALERARAGDPDLLVASVHWGPNMREYPPRSFRRFAHWVVEQGVDIFHGHSAHVFQGVELYDDSLILYDTGDFVDDYAVDPVLRNDRSFLFEVEVTSSGRVRSLRMIPTEIADCAVYSAFPTVASWCRDQMRTRSSQFETQFEVEDEALVVRVDS; from the coding sequence ATGACTGAGACCGTCAGAATCGGATTCACGGGGGACGTGATGCTCGGCCGTCTCGTGAACGAGCGACAGGAGCATCGCTCGTCGGATGCGGTGTGGGGGTCGATGCGAGACCATCTCGCTGCACTCGATGGCCTCTTCATCAATCTGGAGTGCTGTCTCTCGACGCGAGGCCGGCAGTGGACACTCACACATCATCCCTTCCACTTCCGCGCTGACCCGGACTGGGCAGTTCCAGCACTGCAGGATGTCGGCGTCACGTGGGCCACGCTGGCTAACAATCACGTCCTCGACTTCGGGGAAGACGCGCTCGAAGACACGTTCTCGACGCTCGAATCGGCGGAGATTCCGTATGCCGGTGCAGGCCGAACCGAGGACCTGGCGTGGGAACCGAGTCACGTCTCCGTCGCAGGCCTCGACGTCGGACTCGTCGCGTTCACCGACAACACGCCGGAGTTCGCCGCCGACACGGACTCACCGGGAACTGCCTACGTCGAAATCGACCCGGACGACGAGGCGTGTCTGGAGCGAGTCGGGACTGCACTCGAGCGTGCCCGAGCAGGCGACCCGGACCTGCTCGTCGCGTCGGTACACTGGGGCCCGAACATGCGCGAGTATCCACCGAGGTCGTTCCGCAGGTTTGCACACTGGGTGGTCGAACAGGGCGTCGATATCTTCCACGGCCACAGCGCGCACGTGTTTCAGGGAGTCGAACTGTACGACGACTCGCTGATTCTCTACGACACTGGTGACTTCGTCGACGACTACGCGGTCGACCCCGTGCTTCGAAACGACCGGAGTTTCCTCTTCGAAGTCGAGGTGACGTCGTCGGGACGCGTTCGTTCCCTTCGAATGATTCCGACGGAAATCGCCGACTGTGCAGTCTACAGCGCCTTCCCGACGGTGGCGTCGTGGTGTCGAGACCAGATGCGAACGCGGTCGTCTCAGTTCGAGACGCAGTTCGAGGTCGAAGACGAGGCGCTCGTCGTTCGGGTGGATTCGTAG
- a CDS encoding DUF5367 family protein, with the protein MATGSQVVARTQLSMSETRVLLGVGLAIALVAGLVFRIVGQLVLDPTNPLVVSVVFVVTIPLMWALAVGIFRWRGLTGVKRREAAVLLVVPGMLVDAVSTALFSVVYPNMSLASAGLFGGLLLLAYATVLIAGFLSR; encoded by the coding sequence ATGGCAACTGGCTCACAAGTCGTCGCACGGACACAACTCTCCATGTCCGAGACACGGGTCCTCCTCGGCGTCGGACTCGCTATCGCTCTCGTTGCGGGTCTCGTCTTTCGCATCGTCGGCCAACTCGTGTTGGACCCGACGAATCCACTCGTCGTGAGTGTTGTCTTCGTCGTGACTATCCCCCTGATGTGGGCGCTCGCAGTCGGTATCTTTCGCTGGCGAGGACTCACTGGCGTGAAGCGACGCGAGGCCGCAGTGCTCCTCGTCGTCCCCGGGATGCTCGTCGACGCAGTTTCGACGGCGTTGTTCTCGGTCGTCTACCCGAACATGAGTCTCGCGTCTGCCGGTCTCTTTGGCGGTCTCTTGCTCTTGGCGTACGCGACGGTACTCATCGCAGGCTTCCTCTCTCGGTGA